One genomic segment of Hordeum vulgare subsp. vulgare chromosome 2H, MorexV3_pseudomolecules_assembly, whole genome shotgun sequence includes these proteins:
- the LOC123427434 gene encoding protein FATTY ACID EXPORT 4, chloroplastic, producing MTSTVVTVTVTTTATSRPLHLRPASLRPPPTSAPPVARPGGGRHRRAVLRCASVSEVAPAVSAAYGALLVGGGAFAYARSGSKGSILGGVSGSALMGLTYYLMQFSETKALGDAVGFGSAFLFASVFGIRLYNTRKLVPSGLLLALSLGALGVFYAAYLQDKV from the exons ATGACGTCGACCGtggtcaccgtcaccgtcaccaccaccgccacctcccgcCCTCTCCACCTTCGTCCCGCCTCCCTCCGCCCGCCACCCACCTCGGCGCCTCCCGTGGCCCGCCCTGGCGGCGGCCGCCATCGCCGCGCGGTCCTGCGCTGCGCCTCGGTGTCGGAGGTCGCGCCCGCGGTGTCCGCCGCATACGGCGCCCTCCTCGTGGGCGGCGGCGCGTTCGCGT ATGCGCGGTCGGGGAGTAAAGGCTCCATCCTCGGCGGGGTCTCCGGATCTGCGCTCATGGGCCTC ACATATTATCTGATGCAGTTTTCTGAGACGAAGGCACTGGGCGATGCTGTTGGATTTGGGTCTGCCTTTCTGTTTGCCTCTGTGTTTG GTATCAGGTTGTACAACACCCGGAAACTGGTACCATCCGGCCTTCTTTTAGCACTCTCTCTAGGTGCCCTGGGAGTCTTTTACGCTGCTTACTTGCAAGACAAGGTGTGA
- the LOC123430628 gene encoding myb-related transcription factor, partner of profilin-like — protein MGHGVAARKRFGGVGFALGCGCKDPKAVAVAAAAVAASSPRSGTEASTPTTATSRRARTHPSASTSTGTLTVPSASSSFLWEDADADADEVECKRESSATAPTSFSGLLRELSELERSIKSCARTKSPPRNHFSPPPPLPPPPPPPPPPLPSRPVQRRAVRSEDKPSTKEGHGDFSPPRPPSSSQVQTQQQQQQHRRAKSVDKVSRPEGDAHLTPLPPRPLPPPPPLEPLRNAKAEEDKSKSKEDEKQQRSSTPQPAPKHRKAMSCDSNNHNGFGGGGGLDGSVAVVKQSEDPLSDFRRSMVNMIVENGIVTGDELRELLRRFLALNAPRHHDAILRAFAEIWDEVFAPTTANREPEQPAARPTAPRQRTPPRRRQPPPLPAWRV, from the coding sequence ATGGGCCACGGCGTCGCGGCGAGGAAGCGGTTCGGCGGCGTCGGGTTCGCGCTCGGCTGCGGCTGCAAGGACCCCAAGGCCGTGGCcgtcgcggcggcggcggtggccgcCTCGTCGCCGCGCTCCGGCACGGAGGCGTCCACGCCGACCACGGCCACGTCGCGCAGGGCGAGGACGCACCCGTCGGCGTCCACGTCCACGGGCACGCTCACCgtgccctccgcctcctcctccttcctgtgGGAGGATGCCGACGCCGATGCCGACGAGGTCGAGTGCAAGCGGGAGAGCTCCGCGACCGCGCCCACCAGCTTCTCCGGCCTGCTGCGCGAGCTCAGCGAGCTCGAGCGGAGCATCAAGTCGTGCGCGCGGACCAAGAGCCCCCCAAGAAATCACttctcgccaccgccaccgctgccgcctcctcctcctccaccgcctccgcCGTTGCCGTCGCGGCCCGTGCAGCGTCGAGCTGTGCGCAGCGAGGACAAGCCCAGCACCAAAGAAGGCCACGGAGActtctcgccgccgcggccgccgtCTTCTTCGCAGGTTCAaacccagcagcagcagcagcagcatcggAGGGCGAAGAGCGTTGACAAAGTGAGCAGGCCAGAAGGAGACGCGCACTTGACGCCACTGCCACCTCGGCCgctgcccccgccgccgccgctggagcCGCTCCGGAACGCGAAGGCCGAGGAGGATAAATCCAAGAGCAAAGAAGACGAGAAGCAGCAGCGCTCGTCGACACCGCAGCCGGCGCCAAAGCACCGGAAAGCGATGAGCTGcgacagcaacaaccacaacggATTCGGCGGCGGGGGAGGGCTGGACGGGAGCGTGGCGGTGGTGAAGCAGTCGGAGGACCCGCTGAGCGACTTCCGGCGGTCGATGGTGAACATGATCGTGGAGAACGGGATCGTGACAGGCGACGAGCTCCGCGAGCTGCTCCGGCGCTTCCTGGCGCTGAACGCGCCCCGCCACCACGACGCCATCCTCCGGGCCTTCGCGGAGATCTGGGACGAGGTGTTCGCCCCCACCACCGCCAACCGCGAGCCGGAGCAGCCGGCCGCCAGGCCGACGGCGCCCCGGCAGAGGACGCCGCCACGCCGCCGGCAACCCCCGCCCCTGCCGGCGTGGCGCGTGTAG